In the genome of Mercurialis annua linkage group LG8, ddMerAnnu1.2, whole genome shotgun sequence, the window CACTGCTCGTGCTAAggtaattatttatattacatttccgttctatttaatttttgtttttgcaattaaagTTTGATTTGTGTTAATGTTATTTGGCTGGTGGTTGAAGATGGCTGTTACTGCGGCAACTGGAAATTCCAAGGCGTTATCCCCCTTGGATGGACGGTATTACGATAAAGTGGACGAGCTGTCTCCTTATTTAAGTGAATATGCGCTGATGTATTATAGAGTTCTTGTGGAGGtatcttttttttgttattagttttaatttgggttcatatgtatttaattatttcataatTGAACAAGCCAGATGCTCTCGTTATAAATATATTACTCTATGCATAATTTGGTCCAACTGATCATACTTTACATGTTGTTATTTATgagtttgattttgatattCATAGTTTGGTTCTGGAGTTTGTTGCACTTTAATACATATGCTTTGATAGTATTAATTTAGGGTTGGTGATGTTTAAGGTTTATTTCCGTACAATTTAGTGCCTTCGAAGTGCATAGGATGGTAaccttttattttgaattttgaactaCCAATGatcaaataagaaaattaagccaTTGATTTTGCAATTAAAATGTCAGCAATTTATTGCAGAAGAAGTACTTATAATCAAAGCATATTCCACAAATTAGTAGGCAGTAGGCACACCATGTTACTAAAGCAAAAATTAGTAGGCTCACAAGTAAGGTGAAATCAGTAATTACGTCCTTCTTATCTGCTGTTTTTGAATAACTTAATGTTGTGTTAAGAAATTATCAGGATTAGTGCGCTTGGGAGTTCTTGTTTTAGTTTTATGTTTTCATTATGAGCTTTTACCATGTGCTAATACCCTTCTCGTACTCCAATTTTATGGTCCTTCCTTCATACCCAAGATAATGTTAATACTAAGCGTAGAATCCCTATCTCAGGTCAAATGGCTGTTGAAGCTTTCACAAATTCCTGAAGTCACTCAAGTTCCCAACTTCACAGAAGAAGCTCAGTCTTATTTGCAAGGATTGGTTGACGGGTTTAGCGAGGACGACTTCTTGGAAATTAAAAACATTGAGGCTGTGACAAACCATGATGTAAAAGCAGTTGAATACTTCTTGAAAAAGAAATGCCAAGTACATCCAGAGATAGCTAAGGTTGTTAGTGATACATTTATTGTTTTATGTGTTGGAATCAACTTGCTTATATCAATTTGATTTAACTAACCATTATTGATTtgtttactttaaaaatttaatgattaaaataaccATCTCTCTTTTAGCCTACAGGTGCGTGAATTTTTCCACTTCGCTTGCACATCTGAGGATATCAACAACCTTGCCCATGGTTTGATGCTGAAAGATTCATTGAACAAGGTCATGTTTCCTGTCATGGATGAATTAATTGAAGCAATATGTAACATGGCTGAAGAATATGCTTCCATTCCAATGCTTTCTATCACTCATGGACAGGTAAATGAGCtatctttttgaattattaatgcAGTGTCGTTTTTTAGTAGAAATCAATATTCCCGTGTCTGAAATGTATGCTGTTTTTGTATTGGTCAGAAATGAATCTCTGTCtgattttaatcttttaagcaTGCCGGTCATATTATTGTATTCAACAAAAGTAACATAAAGTGTATACTACATATTTATTGATCTTATCAGCTTTGGCTTCATAATTTTGGCTGTTTTAGTTTGCTTTCAATATTGGTTGATACTTTTACAGTGTATAATTGGTGTATTCTAAGCTAACAATTTTGTGGCTGTAAACTTGTgactttttttttgtattatagACAGCTTCTCCTACAACTATGGGAAAGGCAATGACAATTTTTGCTGCTAGGTTAAGCCAACGACGGAAGAAAATTGCTATAGTTGAGATAGAGGGAAAATTTGCTGGTTCAGTTGGAAATTATAATGCACATTTTGCTGCATATCCTGAAGTTAATTGGCCTTTGATTGCCAAAGAGTTTGTGGAATCGCTAGGGTTGTGCTTTAATCCATATGTCGATCAGGTGTGTTCTTCTGCCCTTTTTAAAGATATCATAGTTAGACTTTgtgttaaaaaaattggaattttaCTCTATCAAATATATCTGAAATAGAAAAAATGGCAAATGGTAAAACAGTTCGTGTATAAGAAGTGGATAAGATGCTTTCTTTGCATTAAAGCTCTGAATGGATTGGCAATGTGTCAATATAAACTTTTGAACTACTTGTGTAGAGTGTCAGCAGTAAGTActagttgaaatatttggaagTCTTTGAATGACTGCGTAGCACGATTCTTGTTtgcttcttttcttctttccccTTCTATATTCCTCTTTATGTTTAAGAATGCCATTGTCTGTTTTTCTAATGGTGTCTTTATTCTTATTTTGCAGATTGAACCGCACGACTATATGGCAGAACTTTTTTATGcaattgtcatttttaacaCTATCATGATTGGTTTTGATAAAGACTTATG includes:
- the LOC130014582 gene encoding uncharacterized protein LOC130014582: MDCTAFSSTYSSSNSRVFNSITQLSSLTPQFPKSIRYNSSLRVSDFSCKSTFQRLTARAKMAVTAATGNSKALSPLDGRYYDKVDELSPYLSEYALMYYRVLVEVKWLLKLSQIPEVTQVPNFTEEAQSYLQGLVDGFSEDDFLEIKNIEAVTNHDVKAVEYFLKKKCQVHPEIAKVREFFHFACTSEDINNLAHGLMLKDSLNKVMFPVMDELIEAICNMAEEYASIPMLSITHGQTASPTTMGKAMTIFAARLSQRRKKIAIVEIEGKFAGSVGNYNAHFAAYPEVNWPLIAKEFVESLGLCFNPYVDQIEPHDYMAELFYAIVIFNTIMIGFDKDLWTYISLSCFKQITKAGEIGSSTMPHKVNPIDFENSEGNLGVANANLCHLAQKLPISRLQRDLTDSTALRTMAYGFGHSLLAYKSALKGIGKLQVNESRLSEDLNDSWEVLAEAIQMVMRKYGVPEPYEKLKDLTRGRAVTKEILREFIESLELSEETKAYLLELTPRSYVGAAESITMNFINGRKAL